The following coding sequences lie in one Chelatococcus sp. YT9 genomic window:
- a CDS encoding branched-chain amino acid ABC transporter ATP-binding protein/permease, producing the protein MTDITLASPAPSRFAGVTWRNLVALVVFLAALFIIPVMIDDDFIYHIFVTLFIFAALSTAWNIVGGFAGQLSLGHAIFYGLGAYVGIILMNMGISPWLGMFAGAAVSIVVAIAISYPCFRLRGPFFALATIAFLEVFRVIALHFRDLTGGATGLMIPLKFGWEWMVFRERLPPLIIAFGMLLVCLAVAWWIRSHRIGFQLVATRERESAAKAAGVNTVKVRLIAVSVSAALTAMVGTFHAMYLTFIEPAAMFSLPLSIQIAMFALIGGIGTVFGPLLGAVLLVPISEVARGWLGAHALGLHGFVYGAVLILVVLFMPNGLMGLLARLNGGGATAVSRQKQASAVAAAPAAATRAPLGEEIVKVEALQKHFGGLHVTNNVGFTLREGEILGLIGPNGAGKTTVFNMISGFLAPDSGSVTVRGADGNWHKPVTPADFAAIGVGRTFQIVQPFAAMTVEENIMVGAFHRFSDVHEAREVARETAHRMGLGPWLDAEARGLTIGGLKRLEMARVMAMKPRVLLLDEVMAGINQTDVRRAIDLTLSIRDSGVSIIAIEHVMQAVMSLSDRVIVLSSGQIIAQGKPQEVVRDPTVIEAYLGKEFVHAQA; encoded by the coding sequence ATGACAGATATCACTCTCGCCTCCCCCGCTCCCTCGCGGTTCGCCGGCGTGACCTGGCGCAATCTGGTTGCGCTCGTCGTCTTCCTGGCTGCGCTCTTTATTATTCCGGTGATGATAGATGATGACTTCATCTATCACATCTTCGTCACGCTGTTCATCTTCGCGGCACTGTCGACCGCATGGAACATCGTCGGTGGCTTTGCCGGACAGTTGTCGCTAGGCCATGCCATCTTCTATGGCCTCGGCGCCTATGTCGGCATCATCCTGATGAACATGGGCATCAGCCCTTGGCTCGGCATGTTCGCGGGCGCTGCGGTTTCGATCGTCGTGGCAATCGCGATCAGCTATCCTTGCTTCAGGCTGCGCGGTCCCTTCTTCGCTTTGGCGACCATCGCCTTCCTGGAAGTGTTCCGCGTCATCGCGCTGCATTTCCGCGACCTTACGGGTGGCGCCACCGGTCTGATGATCCCGCTGAAATTCGGCTGGGAGTGGATGGTCTTCCGGGAGCGCCTGCCGCCGCTCATCATCGCCTTCGGCATGCTTTTGGTTTGCCTGGCCGTTGCCTGGTGGATCCGTTCGCATCGCATCGGCTTCCAGCTGGTCGCCACGCGCGAGCGCGAATCCGCCGCGAAAGCCGCCGGCGTCAATACCGTGAAGGTTCGCCTCATCGCCGTGTCGGTTTCGGCGGCGCTGACCGCCATGGTCGGCACCTTCCACGCCATGTACCTCACCTTCATCGAGCCAGCGGCGATGTTCTCGCTGCCTCTCTCGATCCAGATCGCCATGTTCGCCCTCATCGGCGGCATCGGCACGGTCTTCGGCCCCTTGCTCGGGGCGGTGCTCCTGGTGCCGATCTCGGAGGTGGCGCGCGGCTGGCTCGGCGCGCACGCGCTCGGGCTGCACGGCTTCGTCTACGGCGCGGTGCTGATCCTCGTCGTGCTCTTCATGCCCAATGGTTTGATGGGTTTGCTCGCGCGGCTGAATGGCGGCGGCGCCACGGCCGTCTCCCGGCAAAAGCAGGCCAGCGCCGTCGCGGCGGCCCCGGCAGCGGCGACGCGGGCTCCGCTGGGAGAGGAGATCGTCAAGGTGGAAGCCCTGCAGAAGCACTTCGGCGGGCTGCATGTCACCAACAATGTCGGCTTCACCCTGCGCGAGGGGGAGATCCTCGGCCTGATCGGCCCGAATGGCGCCGGCAAGACCACTGTGTTCAACATGATCTCGGGCTTTCTGGCGCCGGACAGCGGCTCGGTCACGGTGCGCGGCGCCGATGGCAATTGGCACAAACCCGTGACGCCGGCGGATTTCGCGGCGATCGGCGTCGGCCGCACCTTCCAGATCGTCCAGCCCTTCGCGGCCATGACCGTCGAGGAAAACATCATGGTCGGCGCGTTCCATCGCTTCAGCGACGTCCATGAGGCGCGCGAGGTGGCACGCGAGACGGCTCACCGGATGGGACTGGGTCCCTGGCTCGATGCCGAGGCCCGCGGCCTGACCATCGGCGGCCTGAAGCGGCTGGAGATGGCCCGCGTCATGGCGATGAAGCCCCGCGTCCTTCTGCTCGACGAGGTGATGGCTGGCATCAACCAGACGGATGTGCGCCGCGCCATCGACTTGACCCTGTCAATCCGCGACAGCGGCGTCAGCATCATCGCCATCGAGCATGTCATGCAGGCGGTGATGTCGCTCTCGGACCGGGTCATCGTGCTGTCCTCCGGACAGATTATCGCTCAGGGCAAGCCGCAGGAGGTGGTGCGCGATCCCACGGTCATCGAAGCCTATCTCGGCAAGGAATTTGTCCATGCTCAAGCTTGA
- a CDS encoding acetolactate synthase catalytic subunit → MNAVTKPAPRAASNITGAHLIAAALQRHGVREIFGQSIPSALFLAAPDYGIRQVGYRTENAGAAMADAYARISGKVAVVTAQNGPAATLLVPGLAEALKASIPVVAIVQDVSRKFTDKNAFQELDHFALFGGVAKWIRRVADPARIDDYVDMAFTAAASGRAGPAVLLVPLDVLDERPDFAPEAPQRASHLGTFPLDRTAADPARVAEAAKLIAEAKAPIVIAGGGVHASQACAELSALQALGIPVATTVMGKGVVDETNPLSVGVVGYFMAPRGRSSHLRDLVTEADVVVLVGNRTNQNGTDSWSLYPPQARYIHIDIDSHEIGRNYEALRLAGDAKLTLAALTAALEAAKPASLAARRPALEDKITRGRAQHAEDMKQLVHLDAVPVRPERLMADIDSVLTPDSIVVADASYSSIWIANFLTARKAGQRFLTPRGLAGLGWGLPFALGAKAARPDAPVIAVTGDGGFGHVWSELETARRMKLPVVLVVLNNQILGYQKHAELSLFGNFTDVVDFEAVDHAAIARACGCSGVRIEKASDFLPALKEALARNDVTVIDVITDEHAYPPITVFEGKDALNY, encoded by the coding sequence ATGAACGCAGTGACCAAGCCCGCGCCGCGCGCAGCCAGCAACATCACCGGCGCGCATCTCATCGCCGCGGCCTTGCAGCGCCATGGCGTGCGGGAAATCTTCGGCCAGAGCATTCCCTCGGCGCTTTTTCTCGCCGCGCCCGACTACGGCATCCGGCAGGTCGGCTATCGCACGGAGAACGCCGGCGCGGCCATGGCAGATGCCTATGCGCGCATTTCCGGCAAGGTCGCCGTCGTCACGGCACAGAACGGCCCGGCCGCGACGCTCCTGGTGCCGGGCCTCGCCGAGGCGCTGAAGGCCTCGATCCCGGTCGTCGCCATCGTCCAGGACGTCAGCCGCAAATTCACGGACAAGAACGCCTTCCAGGAACTCGACCATTTCGCGCTGTTCGGTGGTGTTGCCAAATGGATCCGCCGGGTTGCCGATCCTGCGCGCATCGATGACTATGTGGACATGGCTTTCACGGCAGCCGCCAGCGGCCGCGCCGGCCCAGCCGTGCTGCTGGTGCCGCTCGACGTGCTCGACGAACGCCCGGATTTCGCGCCCGAGGCGCCCCAGCGCGCGAGCCATCTTGGCACCTTCCCGCTTGACCGCACGGCCGCTGATCCGGCGCGCGTGGCAGAGGCGGCTAAGCTGATCGCCGAGGCCAAGGCTCCTATCGTCATCGCCGGCGGCGGTGTGCACGCCTCGCAGGCCTGTGCTGAACTCTCGGCCCTGCAGGCGCTTGGCATCCCCGTCGCGACGACCGTGATGGGCAAGGGAGTTGTGGACGAGACCAACCCGCTCTCCGTCGGGGTGGTTGGCTACTTCATGGCTCCACGCGGGCGCTCCTCCCATCTCAGGGATCTCGTCACCGAGGCCGATGTGGTTGTGCTGGTCGGCAACCGCACCAACCAGAACGGCACGGACAGCTGGTCGCTCTATCCGCCGCAGGCGCGTTATATTCACATCGATATCGACAGCCACGAAATCGGTCGCAACTACGAAGCGCTCCGCCTCGCGGGCGATGCCAAGCTGACACTCGCTGCGCTGACTGCGGCCCTGGAAGCGGCTAAGCCGGCCTCGCTCGCGGCGCGCCGGCCCGCGCTCGAGGACAAGATCACCCGAGGTCGTGCACAGCACGCTGAGGACATGAAGCAGCTTGTCCATCTCGATGCGGTGCCGGTGCGTCCGGAACGGTTGATGGCCGACATCGACAGCGTGCTCACGCCGGATAGCATCGTGGTCGCGGACGCGAGCTATTCGTCGATCTGGATTGCCAATTTCCTTACCGCCCGCAAGGCCGGTCAGCGTTTCCTCACGCCGCGCGGCCTGGCCGGCCTCGGCTGGGGCCTGCCTTTCGCACTCGGCGCGAAGGCCGCCCGCCCCGATGCTCCGGTCATCGCGGTCACCGGTGATGGCGGCTTCGGCCATGTCTGGTCGGAGCTCGAAACAGCGCGCCGCATGAAGCTGCCCGTCGTCCTGGTCGTCCTGAACAATCAGATCCTCGGCTATCAGAAGCATGCCGAGCTCAGCCTCTTCGGGAATTTCACCGATGTCGTGGACTTCGAGGCCGTGGACCATGCCGCCATCGCGCGGGCATGCGGCTGCAGCGGCGTCCGCATCGAGAAGGCGTCTGACTTCCTGCCCGCCTTGAAGGAAGCGCTCGCGCGCAATGACGTCACCGTCATCGATGTAATCACGGATGAGCACGCCTATCCGCCAATCACGGTCTTCGAAGGCAAGGATGCCTTGAACTACTGA
- a CDS encoding branched-chain amino acid ABC transporter permease, giving the protein MDTVLQLLANGLMLGGLFAIVAVGLTLIFGIVKVVNFAHGEFLMVGMYLTFLVTRLLGLHPFVAVIVVVPALFLLGALTQRLIIQPLMSARDDHIQIFATVGLSTALINLALLVFGADIANTPASGLRTPIEIGPVRVLSGQIVIFAASILLVIGLQAFLQSTATGRAIRAVAQNRAAAQLMGINVDRIYILTFGIGAACVGVASVLIAPLYPTSPTIGTYFVLTAFVVVVLGGLGSIPGAFVGSLVIGLIDSFAGFYVGSDMREVAVFGMFLIILILKPAGLFGKRLNLSHVSP; this is encoded by the coding sequence ATGGATACCGTTCTCCAGTTGCTCGCCAATGGCTTGATGCTTGGCGGCCTCTTCGCGATCGTTGCGGTTGGACTGACGCTGATCTTCGGCATCGTCAAAGTCGTGAACTTCGCCCATGGCGAATTCCTGATGGTCGGGATGTATCTCACCTTCCTGGTCACGCGTCTGCTTGGGCTCCATCCCTTCGTGGCGGTCATCGTTGTTGTGCCAGCGCTCTTCCTCCTCGGAGCCTTGACGCAGCGCCTCATTATTCAACCGCTGATGAGCGCGCGCGACGATCATATCCAGATCTTCGCGACAGTCGGCTTGTCGACAGCGCTGATAAACCTCGCCTTGCTGGTTTTCGGCGCCGATATCGCCAACACGCCGGCAAGCGGGCTCCGAACGCCCATTGAAATCGGGCCGGTTCGCGTCCTCAGCGGGCAGATCGTGATCTTTGCCGCTTCTATCCTGCTTGTCATCGGCTTGCAGGCGTTTCTGCAGAGCACGGCGACAGGCCGTGCCATTCGTGCCGTCGCCCAGAACCGCGCCGCCGCCCAGCTGATGGGCATCAACGTCGACCGGATCTATATCCTGACCTTCGGCATCGGCGCGGCCTGCGTAGGCGTCGCCTCAGTGCTGATCGCGCCGCTCTATCCGACCTCGCCGACCATCGGCACCTACTTCGTGCTGACTGCCTTCGTTGTCGTCGTTCTCGGCGGGCTGGGGTCCATTCCCGGGGCCTTCGTCGGTTCGCTGGTCATCGGATTGATCGACAGTTTCGCGGGCTTCTATGTTGGCTCGGACATGCGCGAAGTCGCGGTCTTCGGCATGTTCCTCATCATTCTCATCCTGAAGCCGGCAGGCCTGTTCGGAAAGCGTCTGAACCTGTCGCACGTATCGCCATGA
- a CDS encoding ABC transporter substrate-binding protein has translation MKLSLLLKTAAAAVLFTATAAHADVKFGALYPFSGQLALLGDESARGLEIAVDEINAAGGVQGEKVVLIRGDAVDNNQAIGEARRLISREKVAAIFGSYSSARSIAASQVAELSGVPYFEMGAVADEVTGRGLKFLYRTNPTAEDMGKLIIEMIVNKVAPGIGKKPEDLKIGIIYEDSSYGTSVAGHQKKYATEAGLNVVASQGYPASTVDMSSLVLDLKQRGVDIVLQTSYQNDSVLFLQQANEANFKPAAIIGGGGGYSMQPTADAVGHKVIDGVLDADFTQFLVNTKYTPGLENFVDAYKKKYGEAPRSGHSLNNYVGAKVLLEALNKGKGFTPDAIVAAVNNIDIGEGVTAAGYGMKFGKNNQNERAKMMGMQWQDGKLVTVYPDAAAVSPMRLNK, from the coding sequence ATGAAATTGTCACTGTTGCTGAAGACGGCTGCCGCGGCCGTGCTCTTCACGGCCACGGCAGCCCATGCCGACGTCAAATTCGGTGCGCTCTATCCGTTCAGTGGCCAGCTCGCGCTTCTCGGCGATGAAAGCGCGCGCGGACTGGAGATCGCAGTCGACGAGATCAATGCCGCGGGCGGCGTCCAGGGCGAAAAGGTGGTACTGATCCGCGGCGACGCCGTGGACAATAACCAGGCGATCGGCGAGGCCCGCCGGCTGATCTCCCGTGAGAAGGTCGCTGCCATATTCGGCTCCTATTCGTCAGCGCGTTCCATCGCGGCGAGCCAGGTCGCCGAGTTGTCGGGCGTTCCCTATTTCGAGATGGGCGCGGTTGCCGACGAAGTGACCGGTCGCGGCTTGAAGTTTCTTTACCGCACCAATCCAACTGCCGAGGACATGGGCAAGTTGATCATCGAGATGATCGTCAACAAGGTGGCCCCCGGCATCGGCAAGAAACCAGAAGATCTCAAAATTGGAATCATTTATGAGGATTCCAGTTACGGCACGTCTGTTGCTGGCCACCAGAAGAAATATGCGACTGAAGCTGGCTTGAACGTCGTTGCCTCGCAGGGCTATCCCGCCTCGACGGTCGACATGTCGTCGCTGGTGCTGGATCTCAAGCAGCGCGGCGTCGATATCGTGCTGCAGACGTCGTACCAGAATGACTCGGTGCTGTTCCTCCAGCAGGCCAACGAGGCTAATTTCAAGCCCGCAGCCATTATTGGTGGCGGCGGTGGCTACTCCATGCAGCCGACGGCCGACGCGGTCGGGCACAAGGTGATCGATGGCGTCCTGGATGCGGATTTCACCCAGTTCCTTGTCAATACCAAGTATACGCCTGGTCTGGAAAACTTCGTCGACGCCTACAAGAAGAAGTACGGTGAGGCGCCCCGCTCGGGTCACTCGCTCAACAACTACGTGGGCGCGAAGGTTCTGCTAGAGGCGCTCAACAAGGGCAAGGGCTTTACGCCGGACGCTATCGTTGCGGCGGTCAACAACATCGACATCGGTGAAGGTGTGACGGCGGCCGGTTACGGCATGAAGTTCGGAAAGAACAACCAGAACGAGCGTGCAAAGATGATGGGAATGCAGTGGCAGGATGGCAAGCTCGTCACGGTTTATCCGGATGCGGCCGCCGTCTCCCCGATGCGGCTCAACAAGTAA